Proteins found in one Micromonospora sp. WMMD1082 genomic segment:
- a CDS encoding PPK2 family polyphosphate kinase, translating to MVDDGGLDVVAPAGGAVRDLLRATPGGPVDLGKTEPRSTPGLPDVEVTGLDRKAWARRQVALVGRGLARQQEMLFAGAKADPGAGRRVLLVLQAMDCGGKDGTIKRVVGAMNPLGVHIRAFGPPTAEELRHHFLWRIRRALPPAGYLGVFNRSHYEDVLVPRVQERAPEDVWRPRYAEIDEFERELTDSGVVVVKVFLHISHTEQARRLLARLDDPTKHWKYHPSDVDARARWDDYQAAYADLLGRCGTDAAPWHVVPADRKWYRDWAVAHLLRETFDTLDLGYPPADFDVDGERERLLGTAGLLKVNGS from the coding sequence ATGGTGGACGACGGTGGACTCGACGTGGTGGCGCCGGCCGGCGGCGCGGTGCGTGACCTGCTCCGGGCGACCCCCGGCGGGCCGGTGGACCTCGGGAAGACCGAGCCTCGCTCGACCCCCGGGCTGCCCGACGTCGAGGTGACCGGGCTGGACCGCAAGGCGTGGGCCCGCCGGCAGGTCGCGCTGGTGGGCCGAGGGTTGGCCCGCCAGCAGGAGATGCTGTTCGCCGGCGCGAAGGCCGATCCCGGTGCCGGGCGGCGGGTGCTGCTGGTGCTCCAGGCGATGGACTGCGGCGGCAAGGACGGCACGATCAAGCGGGTGGTGGGCGCGATGAACCCGCTCGGCGTACACATCCGGGCATTCGGTCCGCCGACCGCCGAGGAGTTGCGGCATCACTTCCTGTGGCGGATCCGCCGGGCGCTGCCCCCAGCGGGCTACCTGGGTGTCTTCAACCGTTCGCACTACGAGGACGTGCTGGTGCCCCGGGTGCAGGAGCGGGCGCCGGAGGACGTCTGGCGGCCGAGGTACGCCGAGATCGACGAGTTCGAGCGGGAGCTGACCGACTCCGGGGTGGTCGTGGTCAAGGTCTTCCTGCACATCTCCCACACCGAGCAGGCCCGGCGGTTGCTGGCCCGCCTGGACGACCCGACGAAGCACTGGAAGTACCACCCCTCCGACGTCGACGCCCGAGCCCGCTGGGACGACTACCAGGCCGCGTACGCCGATCTGCTCGGCCGGTGTGGCACGGACGCCGCGCCGTGGCACGTGGTGCCGGCGGACCGCAAGTGGTATCGGGACTGGGCGGTGGCCCACCTGCTGCGGGAGACGTTCGACACTCTTGATCTGGGGTATCCGCCAGCCGACTTCGACGTCGATGGGGAACGGGAGCGGCTGTTGGGGACCGCGGGGCTGTTGAAGGTGAACGGCAGTTGA
- a CDS encoding DUF402 domain-containing protein: MPSDVVRVIYRKYDGSAHRDYPARRLAEDDLGVWLGVPAGTSSVYHGRPSVEQIPFVLLVPHHAWWTGMFNPPPRTSEVYCDIASPARWEGEDTVHLVDLDLDVVRRRETGVVELRDEDEFAEHRVRFGYPDELVVAAEAAARWLFGALGDGTEPFATSYRKWLALVV; encoded by the coding sequence ATGCCGAGCGACGTGGTCCGTGTGATCTACCGCAAGTACGACGGCAGCGCCCACCGCGACTACCCGGCCCGCCGGCTGGCCGAGGACGACCTCGGTGTCTGGCTCGGCGTGCCCGCCGGCACCAGCTCGGTCTACCACGGTCGCCCCTCCGTCGAGCAGATCCCCTTCGTGCTGCTCGTGCCGCATCACGCCTGGTGGACCGGCATGTTCAACCCGCCGCCGCGGACCAGTGAGGTCTACTGCGACATCGCCAGCCCGGCCCGGTGGGAGGGGGAGGACACCGTGCACCTGGTCGACCTCGACCTGGACGTGGTCCGCCGCCGTGAGACCGGGGTGGTCGAGCTGCGCGACGAGGACGAGTTCGCCGAGCACCGGGTCCGCTTCGGCTACCCCGACGAACTGGTGGTGGCGGCCGAGGCGGCGGCGCGGTGGCTGTTCGGCGCGCTCGGCGACGGCACCGAGCCCTTCGCCACCTCGTACCGCAAGTGGTTGGCCCTGGTCGTCTGA
- a CDS encoding ATP-dependent DNA helicase, whose amino-acid sequence MTPPRTATGSGTTRDKARRRGDRPGGTELLTAAVGAVPGGTARPGQQEMAEAIEECVASGEHLLVQAGTGTGKSLAYLAPALTVDGPVVVSTATLALQSQLVEHDLPRLADAVEPLLGRRPTFAVLKGRHHYLCLARLENSAQDEPEDTLFDAPAERPGGGARWLGEAGRLGKQIQRLRDWALDTDTGDRDELDPGVDDQAWRLVSMPARECVGATRCPYGPECFAEASRVRAREADIVVTNHSLLAVDMLAGRHIVPPHRLLVVDEAHELADRVSSAAQAELTPELIDRSARRARPLLRPETAEALTAAGDALAVGLAEAPAGRITSGLPGPLREACTLLDAATRAALDTIGDIKADDPDPVRKQQAKAILDEMSNTAQRLLEEAEHDVAWVERNDATVRRALVVAPLSVAGTLATHLYDERTVVATSATLALGGRFDTVARALGLDAPPPAPPSPAAAALADATRRPAGAGDPAARADPIRAADPAGHVDSGPGWRSLDVGSPFDYPRQGILYVAAHLPRPGVSGLPDPAGEELLSLVTALGGRTLGLFSSRRAAQQAAELVRARTDLPVLLQGEEALPLLVRRFREERSSCLFGVMSLWQGVDVPGDSCQLVVIDRLPFPRPDEPLAAARAAAVDAQGGSGFAAVSVPIAAVRLAQGVGRLIRATGDRGVVAVLDSRLETARGYGPFLRRSLPPFWYTTRPEVVRGALTRLATT is encoded by the coding sequence GTGACTCCGCCCCGCACCGCCACCGGCTCCGGCACCACCCGTGACAAGGCACGCCGCCGCGGTGATCGGCCGGGTGGAACCGAGCTGCTGACCGCCGCGGTCGGCGCGGTGCCCGGCGGCACGGCCCGGCCGGGCCAGCAGGAGATGGCCGAGGCGATCGAGGAGTGCGTGGCCTCCGGCGAGCACCTCCTGGTGCAGGCCGGCACCGGCACCGGCAAGTCCCTGGCCTACCTGGCTCCCGCGTTGACCGTCGACGGTCCGGTGGTGGTCTCCACCGCCACCCTGGCGTTGCAGTCCCAACTGGTCGAGCACGACCTGCCCCGGCTGGCCGACGCCGTCGAGCCGCTGCTCGGGCGGCGCCCGACCTTCGCCGTGCTCAAGGGCCGGCACCACTACCTCTGCCTGGCCCGGCTGGAGAACTCCGCGCAGGACGAACCGGAGGACACCCTCTTCGACGCTCCCGCCGAGCGGCCCGGGGGCGGCGCGCGCTGGCTCGGTGAGGCCGGCCGGCTCGGCAAGCAGATCCAGCGCCTGCGGGACTGGGCCCTGGACACCGACACCGGTGACCGCGACGAGCTGGATCCGGGCGTCGACGACCAGGCGTGGCGCCTGGTTTCCATGCCCGCCCGGGAGTGCGTCGGCGCGACCCGCTGCCCGTACGGCCCCGAGTGCTTCGCGGAGGCGTCCCGGGTGCGGGCACGCGAGGCCGACATCGTGGTCACCAACCACAGCCTGCTCGCCGTCGACATGCTCGCCGGACGACACATCGTCCCGCCGCACCGGCTGCTCGTCGTCGACGAGGCCCACGAGTTGGCGGACCGGGTCTCCTCGGCGGCGCAGGCCGAGCTGACCCCGGAGCTGATCGACCGGTCCGCCCGGCGGGCCCGCCCGCTGCTGCGTCCGGAGACGGCCGAGGCGCTGACCGCGGCCGGCGACGCCCTCGCGGTCGGGCTGGCCGAGGCGCCGGCGGGGCGGATAACCAGCGGCCTGCCGGGCCCGCTGCGGGAGGCCTGCACGCTGCTGGACGCCGCGACCCGCGCGGCCCTGGACACCATCGGCGACATCAAGGCCGACGACCCCGACCCGGTACGCAAGCAGCAGGCCAAGGCCATCCTCGACGAGATGTCCAACACCGCCCAGCGGCTGCTGGAGGAGGCGGAGCACGACGTGGCGTGGGTGGAGCGCAACGACGCCACCGTGCGGCGGGCGCTGGTGGTGGCACCGCTCTCGGTCGCCGGCACCCTCGCCACCCACCTCTACGACGAGCGGACCGTGGTGGCCACGTCCGCCACGCTCGCGCTGGGCGGCCGGTTCGACACGGTCGCCCGCGCGTTGGGCCTCGACGCGCCCCCGCCCGCCCCGCCGTCGCCGGCCGCCGCCGCCCTCGCCGACGCGACCCGGCGGCCGGCCGGCGCGGGCGACCCGGCGGCGCGGGCCGACCCGATCCGAGCAGCCGATCCCGCTGGGCACGTCGACTCCGGCCCGGGGTGGCGCTCGCTCGACGTCGGCTCCCCGTTCGACTACCCCCGGCAGGGAATCCTCTACGTGGCCGCGCACCTGCCCCGCCCCGGGGTCTCCGGGCTACCCGACCCCGCCGGGGAGGAACTGCTCAGCCTGGTCACCGCGCTCGGTGGTCGTACGCTCGGGCTCTTCTCCTCCCGGCGGGCCGCGCAGCAGGCGGCGGAGCTGGTACGCGCCCGGACCGACCTGCCGGTGCTGCTCCAGGGCGAGGAGGCGCTGCCGCTGCTGGTCCGGCGATTCCGGGAGGAGCGGTCGAGCTGCCTGTTCGGCGTGATGTCGCTGTGGCAGGGGGTGGACGTGCCGGGCGACTCGTGCCAGTTGGTGGTGATCGACCGGCTGCCCTTCCCTCGGCCCGACGAACCGCTCGCCGCGGCCCGGGCGGCGGCGGTGGACGCCCAGGGCGGCTCCGGCTTCGCCGCGGTCAGTGTCCCGATCGCGGCGGTACGCCTGGCGCAGGGCGTGGGCCGGCTGATCCGGGCCACCGGGGACCGGGGCGTGGTGGCGGTGCTCGACTCCCGGCTGGAGACGGCGCGGGGCTACGGCCCGTTCCTGCGCCGCTCGTTGCCCCCGTTCTGGTACACGACCCGCCCGGAGGTGGTCCGGGGCGCCCTCACCCGGCTCGCCACGACCTGA
- a CDS encoding AI-2E family transporter, whose amino-acid sequence MCGGSVPPTVVGRILSDLTPCAGRLCREVRLSRFERIRGRLRRAYESGRESVRAGRNTPADVPAPARVASPSSPGPAAPEGATVVGDEEPPAAAHNSTSSRDDADVPHALRIAAAWSWRLIVIGIVFWALLKLVGTISIVIIPLAVALLLSALLAPAVGWLLRARLPRSLATAVVLVAGLAAVIGTLTLVVNEFIKGVPELTARSTQGLEQIQEWLKTGPLHLSDNDLSRYLDEIQQWVNNNTEQFTSGALSTAATLAEVLTGAVLVLFATFFFLRDGNIIWRFLVRLLPVAARWRVDDAGRASWATLVAYVRATVLVAFIDAVGIGIFLVIFDVPFAFPLAALVFLGAFIPIVGATLSGGVAVLVALVDSGPVTALIILGAVIGVQQVEGHVLQPLIMGRAVAIHPLAVIIGLAAGVVLAGITGALVAVPVIAILNTAVRRLAARRVPDTPPDAVVVASRAP is encoded by the coding sequence ATGTGTGGCGGATCCGTCCCACCGACAGTGGTCGGGCGTATCCTGTCCGACCTGACGCCGTGCGCAGGTCGACTCTGCCGGGAGGTGCGCTTGAGCCGCTTCGAGCGGATACGCGGGCGGCTGCGTCGCGCGTACGAGTCAGGGCGGGAATCTGTCCGCGCCGGCCGCAACACCCCCGCCGATGTCCCCGCACCGGCCCGGGTGGCCTCGCCGTCGAGCCCCGGGCCCGCAGCGCCGGAGGGCGCGACCGTGGTCGGTGACGAGGAGCCGCCCGCCGCCGCGCACAACTCCACCTCCAGCCGCGACGACGCCGACGTGCCGCACGCGCTGCGGATCGCCGCCGCCTGGTCCTGGCGACTGATCGTCATCGGCATCGTCTTCTGGGCGCTGCTGAAACTCGTCGGCACGATCAGCATCGTGATCATTCCGCTGGCGGTGGCGTTGCTGCTGTCGGCGCTGCTGGCACCCGCGGTGGGGTGGCTGCTGCGGGCGCGGCTGCCGAGATCGCTGGCGACCGCCGTGGTGCTGGTCGCCGGGCTGGCCGCGGTGATCGGCACGCTGACCCTGGTGGTCAACGAGTTCATCAAGGGCGTCCCGGAACTGACCGCGAGGTCGACGCAGGGCCTGGAGCAGATCCAGGAGTGGCTCAAGACCGGGCCGCTGCACCTGTCGGACAACGACCTCAGCCGGTATCTCGACGAGATCCAGCAGTGGGTGAACAACAACACCGAGCAGTTCACCAGCGGCGCCCTCTCCACCGCGGCGACCCTGGCCGAGGTGTTGACCGGTGCGGTGCTGGTGCTCTTCGCGACCTTCTTCTTCCTGCGCGACGGCAACATAATCTGGCGCTTCCTGGTCCGGCTGCTGCCGGTCGCCGCGCGCTGGCGGGTCGACGACGCCGGCCGGGCCTCCTGGGCGACCCTGGTCGCCTACGTGCGGGCGACGGTGCTGGTCGCCTTCATCGACGCCGTCGGTATCGGCATCTTCCTGGTCATCTTCGACGTCCCGTTCGCCTTCCCGCTGGCCGCCCTGGTCTTCCTGGGGGCGTTCATCCCGATCGTCGGCGCGACGCTCTCCGGCGGCGTGGCGGTGCTGGTCGCGCTGGTCGACAGCGGGCCGGTGACCGCGTTGATCATCCTTGGTGCGGTGATCGGGGTGCAGCAGGTGGAGGGGCACGTCCTCCAGCCGCTGATCATGGGCAGGGCGGTGGCCATCCACCCGCTCGCGGTGATCATCGGTCTGGCGGCCGGCGTGGTGCTCGCCGGGATCACCGGTGCGCTGGTCGCGGTGCCGGTGATCGCGATCCTCAACACCGCGGTACGCCGCCTCGCCGCCCGCCGCGTCCCCGACACCCCACCCGACGCGGTCGTCGTCGCCTCCCGCGCGCCCTGA
- a CDS encoding co-chaperone GroES, with translation MTADPNLDSGLPIRLLHDRVLVRTEGSDGERRSSAGIVIPATAAVGKRLAWATAVGVGPNVRAIVSGDRVLFDPDDRSEVELHGRGYVLLRERDVHAVAAERVEENATGLYL, from the coding sequence GTGACAGCCGACCCGAATCTCGACTCCGGCCTGCCCATCCGGCTGCTGCACGACCGGGTGCTGGTGCGGACGGAGGGCAGCGACGGCGAGCGGCGCTCCAGCGCCGGCATCGTGATCCCGGCAACCGCGGCCGTGGGCAAACGCCTGGCGTGGGCCACCGCGGTGGGCGTCGGCCCGAACGTGCGCGCCATCGTCTCGGGCGACCGGGTGCTCTTCGACCCCGACGACCGCTCCGAGGTCGAGTTGCACGGCCGCGGCTACGTGCTGCTGCGCGAGCGCGACGTGCACGCGGTGGCCGCCGAGCGCGTCGAGGAGAACGCGACCGGTCTCTACCTCTGA